One Scytonema millei VB511283 genomic window carries:
- a CDS encoding FkbM family methyltransferase gives MNNPFTQVQQVNFLDIGCSGPLDPKWSDLAQLLAYTGFEPNASECKRLSREPHPYKSTRYLPFAISGEQGDRVMYKTHHPFCYSLLRPNHDWLSRFSHHYQFRETGTDTVSCTTLNTLANEQQLTADIIKLDTQGLELPILKAGNQVLQNAFCVETETGFVENYIGETTYTQLEAFMRSQGFLMFDMEIYQASRNNSLSKHGKHQPLWCEVVWLFDFVGTKKKTTPEEAIKYLKICQALGYFDYGLELAYYFKNLGIIEASTVKYLEKPEHWTNIERSDSWKKHKSLSRTGKILSFLPNSINQRLTYGLKEVVEWGKK, from the coding sequence ATGAATAATCCTTTTACTCAGGTACAGCAAGTAAATTTTTTAGATATAGGCTGTAGTGGTCCACTAGACCCAAAATGGTCTGATTTAGCGCAACTACTAGCATACACTGGCTTCGAGCCAAATGCTAGTGAATGCAAGCGCTTGAGTCGCGAGCCTCATCCATACAAGTCAACTCGTTACCTACCTTTTGCTATTTCTGGAGAGCAAGGAGATCGGGTAATGTACAAAACACATCACCCTTTCTGCTATTCTCTGCTCCGCCCAAATCATGACTGGCTTAGTCGTTTTTCACATCATTACCAATTTAGAGAAACTGGGACAGATACTGTCTCATGTACGACGCTCAACACTTTAGCTAACGAGCAACAGTTAACAGCAGATATTATCAAGCTTGATACGCAAGGATTAGAGTTACCAATTCTTAAAGCAGGGAATCAGGTTTTGCAAAATGCTTTCTGTGTGGAAACAGAGACAGGTTTTGTGGAGAACTATATCGGAGAAACTACATATACACAGCTTGAAGCATTTATGCGATCGCAAGGATTTCTGATGTTTGACATGGAAATTTATCAAGCTAGTCGTAATAATTCTCTGTCCAAGCATGGCAAACATCAGCCTTTATGGTGTGAAGTCGTTTGGTTATTTGATTTCGTAGGTACAAAAAAGAAAACTACGCCAGAAGAAGCTATAAAGTATTTAAAAATCTGCCAAGCTTTAGGGTATTTTGATTATGGGCTAGAGCTAGCATATTATTTTAAAAACTTAGGAATTATAGAAGCAAGTACAGTAAAGTACCTTGAAAAGCCAGAACACTGGACAAATATTGAAAGATCGGATAGTTGGAAAAAACATAAATCATTATCAAGAACTGGTAAAATACTAAGTTTTTTGCCTAATAGTATTAATCAGCGTTTAACCTATGGCTTGAAAGAAGTTGTTGAATGGGGAAAAAAATAA
- a CDS encoding NAD(P)/FAD-dependent oxidoreductase produces MNHYSVVIIGAGPAGLTAGYELVKQGIKPIVLEGDDKVGGISRTETYKGYRFDIGGHRFYTKIGEVQQIWQEILAADFIKVPRLSRIYYGGKFYSYPLSLFNTLSNLGIIPSIFILFGYLKAKVKTRLFPGPEPENFEDWAIDRFGYRLYRIFFKTYTEKVWGIPCSRIRADWAAQRIQGMSLKRAVVNALFGSQNAKSLIKKFDYPVLGPGMMWERCQEMIESQGATVQLNTAVTRIEREGTWIKSITARQGDRTMQIFGDRFISSMPITALVQRLDPPAPERVLTAARSLKYRDFLIVALIVNQPDLFPDNWIYIHSPEFKVGRIQNFKNWSAAMVPNPNKTCLGMEYFCSEGDPLWELSNTELIDLASREVVELNLASKLSAIEDGFVIRQRKAYPVYDGEYRQHLQVIQEYLKQFDNLQTIGRNGMHRYNNQDHSMLTGLLAAKNILGEQHDLWNVNTERSYYEDFTKEERSSMKKQSQLEKLPTAISSKVN; encoded by the coding sequence ATGAACCACTATTCTGTCGTTATTATCGGTGCAGGTCCAGCAGGTCTAACTGCTGGCTACGAACTTGTCAAGCAAGGTATCAAACCGATCGTCTTAGAAGGAGACGATAAGGTAGGTGGAATCTCACGGACAGAGACATACAAAGGCTATCGCTTCGACATTGGCGGTCATCGCTTCTATACCAAGATTGGTGAAGTACAGCAGATCTGGCAAGAAATTTTAGCAGCCGATTTTATCAAAGTTCCGCGGCTGTCGCGGATTTACTACGGAGGTAAGTTTTACAGTTATCCACTGTCGTTGTTCAATACGTTATCCAATTTGGGCATTATTCCGAGTATCTTTATTTTGTTTGGCTACTTGAAGGCAAAAGTCAAAACGAGATTGTTTCCCGGTCCTGAACCAGAAAATTTTGAAGACTGGGCGATCGATCGATTTGGTTATCGCCTGTACAGGATCTTCTTCAAAACATATACTGAGAAGGTTTGGGGTATTCCTTGCAGTCGAATTCGGGCAGACTGGGCAGCTCAACGTATTCAAGGGATGTCGCTCAAACGGGCGGTTGTTAACGCTTTATTCGGTAGTCAAAATGCTAAGAGCTTAATCAAAAAATTTGACTATCCAGTTTTAGGACCGGGGATGATGTGGGAGCGCTGCCAGGAAATGATTGAAAGTCAAGGTGCTACGGTGCAGCTGAACACCGCAGTGACTCGCATCGAACGAGAAGGAACTTGGATTAAGAGCATTACTGCCCGACAAGGCGATCGCACGATGCAGATCTTTGGCGATCGCTTCATCTCTAGTATGCCTATAACAGCACTAGTACAAAGACTCGATCCTCCAGCACCCGAGCGGGTACTGACAGCAGCACGCAGCTTGAAATATCGAGATTTTCTCATTGTGGCGCTGATCGTCAACCAACCAGATCTATTTCCTGACAATTGGATTTATATTCACAGCCCAGAATTCAAAGTGGGGCGGATTCAAAACTTTAAGAATTGGAGTGCAGCAATGGTCCCCAACCCTAATAAGACATGTCTGGGGATGGAGTACTTTTGTAGTGAGGGCGATCCTCTTTGGGAGTTATCTAATACAGAATTGATCGATCTGGCAAGTCGCGAGGTTGTCGAATTAAACTTAGCGTCTAAGTTGTCCGCGATCGAGGATGGATTTGTGATTCGTCAGCGCAAAGCTTATCCCGTATATGACGGCGAGTATCGCCAACATCTCCAAGTCATTCAAGAATATTTAAAGCAGTTTGACAACTTACAAACTATTGGACGTAATGGGATGCATCGCTACAACAATCAGGATCATTCCATGCTCACTGGATTGCTAGCAGCTAAAAACATTCTTGGAGAGCAGCATGATTTGTGGAATGTCAATACCGAACGTTCTTACTACGAAGATTTTACCAAAGAAGAGCGATCGAGCATGAAAAAGCAATCTCAACTAGAAAAATTGCCTACGGCGATCTCTAGTAAGGTCAATTAA
- a CDS encoding glycosyltransferase produces the protein MFCNHEIEVSVIIPVYNGGENFRRCLSALANTTPSPFEIIVAADGDTDGSWLIAREFGTQVVRTNTRSGPAVARNLGACFAQGEILFFVDADVVVRPDAISQVVSTFKREPDLAALIGSYDDAPDATNFLSQYRNLLHHYVHQSGCEEASTFWGACGAIRREVFLEVEGFDDSYRQASIEDIELGYRLKQAGYKIRLNKALQVKHLKRWEIGSLLKADFYYRALPWTELIWRDRLLINDLNLQVSNRLSIILIFGLLIAVVTAFWWSGFLAVALGICMALLFLNLPVYRFFWRKRGIRFALQVIPWHWFYYFYSGLAFIIGTARHQLRQWGWLKTSSSKFV, from the coding sequence ATGTTTTGCAATCATGAAATTGAAGTATCTGTCATTATTCCAGTTTATAACGGAGGAGAGAATTTTCGTCGCTGCTTATCTGCTCTAGCTAACACAACACCTTCTCCATTTGAAATTATTGTGGCGGCGGATGGAGATACAGACGGCTCTTGGTTGATAGCTAGAGAATTTGGGACTCAAGTTGTGAGAACAAATACACGCAGTGGTCCAGCTGTAGCTCGTAATTTGGGAGCTTGTTTTGCTCAAGGTGAGATCCTATTTTTTGTCGATGCCGATGTCGTCGTTCGTCCAGACGCTATTAGTCAAGTAGTCAGCACTTTCAAGCGCGAACCAGACTTAGCTGCTCTAATTGGCTCCTATGATGATGCCCCAGATGCAACCAACTTTTTGTCACAGTACAGAAACCTGTTGCACCACTACGTACATCAGTCTGGTTGTGAAGAAGCTTCAACCTTTTGGGGTGCTTGCGGTGCTATTCGCCGCGAGGTATTTCTGGAAGTTGAGGGTTTTGACGATAGTTATCGACAGGCTTCCATAGAAGATATTGAATTGGGCTATCGACTCAAACAGGCTGGTTATAAAATTCGACTCAATAAGGCATTGCAGGTCAAGCACCTAAAGCGATGGGAAATTGGTTCTCTACTGAAGGCTGACTTCTACTATCGCGCCCTTCCTTGGACAGAATTGATTTGGCGCGATCGCTTATTAATTAACGATTTGAATCTCCAAGTTTCTAACCGCCTGAGCATCATATTAATATTCGGATTACTTATTGCCGTAGTTACAGCCTTCTGGTGGTCTGGATTTTTAGCTGTAGCTTTGGGAATATGCATGGCACTCTTATTTCTCAACTTACCTGTCTATCGCTTCTTTTGGCGCAAACGAGGGATACGGTTCGCGCTCCAAGTCATTCCCTGGCACTGGTTTTACTACTTCTATAGTGGTTTAGCATTCATTATCGGTACAGCGCGCCATCAATTGCGGCAGTGGGGTTGGCTCAAAACGAGTTCTTCTAAATTTGTGTGA
- a CDS encoding glycosyltransferase, protein MSKVLFISAHAPTRQYPQAGQKIAFMNLAQYAALHEVVDVIVIANTTEIVVAKDLQIDFDNSLYTYPLTKFKKAINCLNYYQAPLKFASRFNRAASKKIQELLVTKTYDVIHFEYSHAAVYLDTIKKYIDPKQTRIVISIHDVLTQVWLRQSVKSSCFDLEVARIFRYEQKLYSNASELWVLSKKDRDLLSSLFSIGSERLIVKPPKASSFVYQVKRRAEKIEKKSLLFWAAMERPENEQAILNFVDKCFKKLLQQDRNFKLYIVGSNPSKKVLALAGKHITVTGFVEDPTIFFEKAEIGIVPLLKGGGVKIKTLEMLEAGLPVVATSIGAEGVVSPDKKLIVSDSFENWFELLTEELKNSVAAGVV, encoded by the coding sequence ATGTCAAAAGTTTTATTCATTTCAGCTCATGCTCCTACAAGGCAGTATCCTCAAGCTGGACAAAAAATTGCTTTTATGAATCTTGCGCAGTATGCTGCCTTACATGAAGTTGTTGATGTGATTGTCATCGCCAATACTACAGAAATAGTTGTTGCTAAAGATCTACAAATAGATTTTGATAATAGTCTCTACACATACCCACTTACTAAATTCAAAAAAGCTATAAACTGCTTGAACTATTATCAAGCACCTTTAAAATTTGCTTCTCGTTTTAATAGAGCGGCTAGTAAGAAAATTCAAGAGCTTCTGGTTACAAAAACTTATGATGTAATTCATTTTGAATATTCCCATGCTGCCGTATATTTAGATACAATCAAAAAATACATTGACCCAAAACAAACTAGAATTGTCATTAGTATACATGATGTATTGACACAAGTTTGGTTAAGGCAATCTGTAAAAAGTTCATGTTTCGATCTTGAAGTAGCCAGAATCTTTCGCTACGAGCAGAAACTTTACTCGAATGCAAGCGAACTATGGGTATTATCTAAAAAAGACCGCGATCTTTTAAGTTCTTTATTTTCAATTGGTAGTGAAAGGCTTATTGTAAAGCCTCCAAAAGCTAGTAGCTTTGTTTATCAAGTGAAACGTCGAGCGGAAAAAATAGAAAAGAAAAGTCTTTTATTCTGGGCTGCTATGGAAAGACCAGAAAACGAGCAAGCAATTCTTAACTTCGTTGACAAATGTTTTAAAAAACTGCTTCAGCAAGATCGAAACTTCAAACTTTATATAGTCGGCTCTAATCCTTCTAAAAAAGTTTTGGCACTTGCAGGCAAACACATCACAGTTACAGGTTTTGTTGAAGATCCAACTATTTTCTTTGAAAAGGCAGAGATCGGAATAGTTCCACTTTTGAAGGGAGGAGGAGTCAAAATAAAAACCCTGGAAATGCTGGAAGCTGGGTTACCTGTTGTTGCTACATCTATAGGTGCTGAAGGAGTCGTGTCTCCAGATAAAAAACTAATAGTAAGTGATAGTTTTGAAAATTGGTTTGAACTCCTTACAGAAGAATTGAAGAATTCTGTAGCTGCTGGAGTAGTATAA
- a CDS encoding class I SAM-dependent methyltransferase, producing MKKNLKGTIKELLYNTPYLKQSFLELSKLGLYKTWVPPGHFYSPIPSLTEIKSKEDEIFSKHLTKKVSGIDLNEQAQLELFEEFSEYYLSLPFTPNRRKNLRYFYENISYSYSDAICLYCMINHAKPKKIIEVGSGYSSCLILDTNDLLFNSSISCSFIEPYPQLLLSLIKETDTDKIEIVQKKLQNVEINKFTELNAGDILFIDSTHVSKVDSDVNHIFFEILPILNKGVYVHFHDIFYPFEYPKEWIFEGRAWNEAYMLRAFLQYNRNFQIVFFNTFLELFHQDKFIKKMPLCMKNTGGSIWLKKI from the coding sequence ATGAAAAAAAACCTTAAAGGTACAATTAAAGAATTATTGTATAATACTCCTTACTTAAAACAAAGTTTTCTGGAATTAAGTAAGTTAGGGTTATATAAGACTTGGGTTCCTCCAGGTCATTTTTACTCGCCAATTCCATCATTAACAGAGATTAAATCTAAAGAAGACGAAATATTTAGTAAACACCTTACAAAAAAAGTTTCTGGAATTGATTTGAATGAACAAGCGCAACTTGAGCTATTTGAAGAATTTAGCGAATATTATCTAAGTTTACCTTTCACTCCCAATCGGCGGAAAAATTTAAGATATTTCTACGAAAATATTTCCTATTCATATTCTGATGCAATTTGTTTATACTGCATGATTAATCATGCAAAGCCCAAAAAAATTATTGAAGTAGGATCTGGTTATTCGTCTTGCTTAATTTTGGATACTAACGATTTACTATTTAATAGTTCGATATCTTGTAGTTTTATTGAACCTTACCCGCAACTATTATTATCTTTAATCAAAGAGACAGACACAGATAAAATCGAAATAGTCCAGAAAAAGCTTCAGAATGTGGAAATCAATAAGTTTACTGAATTAAATGCGGGAGATATTCTTTTCATTGACTCAACTCATGTATCAAAAGTAGATAGTGATGTTAACCATATATTTTTTGAAATATTACCGATTTTAAACAAAGGAGTTTATGTACATTTTCATGATATTTTTTATCCTTTTGAATATCCAAAAGAATGGATATTTGAAGGTAGGGCGTGGAATGAAGCTTATATGCTCAGAGCATTTTTACAATATAACCGCAACTTCCAAATAGTTTTTTTTAATACATTTTTAGAGCTTTTTCATCAAGATAAATTTATTAAAAAAATGCCCTTATGTATGAAAAATACAGGAGGTAGTATTTGGCTTAAGAAAATCTAG
- a CDS encoding cell division protein SepF — protein sequence MMMHQLEVSELEEELSQQNYRKLRAAFPANVVRQRERRAADLTANKHKSLPQLEQKTPQVVVMQLQFFEQVTQAVEILWQGQPLVLNVVQMDAEKAQRAVDFVAGVTYALEGQQQYLAAGIFLFAPNGVQLANAIDETCL from the coding sequence ATGATGATGCATCAGCTAGAGGTATCCGAACTAGAAGAGGAATTGTCCCAACAGAATTACAGAAAATTAAGAGCTGCTTTTCCTGCAAATGTAGTGCGGCAGCGGGAAAGAAGAGCGGCTGACTTGACAGCAAACAAACATAAGAGTCTACCCCAACTAGAACAGAAGACACCCCAAGTGGTAGTCATGCAGCTACAGTTTTTTGAACAAGTGACGCAAGCCGTCGAAATTCTGTGGCAAGGTCAACCGCTAGTCTTAAATGTTGTACAGATGGATGCAGAGAAAGCACAACGAGCAGTAGACTTTGTTGCTGGAGTAACTTACGCACTAGAAGGACAGCAACAATATCTAGCGGCAGGGATATTTCTGTTCGCACCGAACGGCGTGCAGCTAGCGAATGCTATTGATGAAACATGCTTATAA
- a CDS encoding (2Fe-2S) ferredoxin domain-containing protein: MSDFKHDRVLPFHLEGKFLGFTVDRHSTPKYLQLEVATGQLRIKIAKQSRFRLGSTLKPGDRIEVFGEQKFKYETGEFKLKADRIHKLTANSDNDSERQPENGKVKIVACYKSGCLKKGGSKLVSVLEGVLRDRGLGDRVTIQTTGCLKRCSQAPNLILKPDNISLNNMTPEAAIAALLERVNEHFA; the protein is encoded by the coding sequence ATGAGCGATTTTAAACACGATCGCGTGTTGCCATTTCATCTAGAAGGGAAATTTTTAGGTTTTACTGTCGATCGACATAGTACACCTAAATACTTGCAACTAGAGGTTGCAACCGGACAGTTGAGGATTAAAATAGCCAAACAGTCCCGTTTTAGGCTTGGATCGACCTTAAAACCTGGCGATCGGATTGAAGTCTTTGGGGAGCAAAAGTTCAAGTACGAGACAGGCGAATTTAAATTGAAAGCCGATCGCATTCACAAGCTGACAGCAAACTCAGATAATGACTCCGAGCGCCAACCAGAAAATGGCAAAGTGAAGATTGTTGCTTGTTATAAGTCGGGTTGTCTGAAAAAAGGTGGCAGCAAATTGGTGTCCGTTCTAGAAGGGGTGTTGCGCGATCGCGGTTTAGGCGATCGCGTTACTATTCAAACAACAGGCTGTTTGAAACGCTGTTCTCAGGCTCCAAATCTCATCTTAAAACCTGACAACATCAGCTTAAACAACATGACTCCTGAAGCTGCGATCGCCGCGCTGTTAGAGCGGGTGAACGAGCATTTCGCATAA
- a CDS encoding polysaccharide lyase — MFKKNDRQNKHLKKCLHHSALFLSRSLLLSTLFLLVVGIRQSHASIIDSLTEISRSINRNCSRIEPSYDITRAGQTAFRHRIDRCGERAELEMRRTEIGRTYWYGWSMFVPLDWSDTDPGFDIVNQFAAWPSRPGRRYPCGGVGSKISRRGSNFILDFQRRGDNVDAVCTNYTLARVSEIRGQWTDFIVHVKWTGNNDGFFRLWMKTGSGDYIQKVNYQGATFWNDEGTGPYFKMGLYKGNSNFSGPAPRIIYTDEYRLGDANSSFGQVAP; from the coding sequence ATGTTCAAAAAAAACGATCGCCAGAACAAACATCTGAAAAAATGTTTGCATCATTCAGCCTTGTTTTTAAGTAGATCTCTACTTCTAAGTACGCTCTTTCTGCTTGTAGTAGGAATACGTCAGTCTCATGCAAGTATAATTGACTCATTGACTGAAATTTCACGATCTATAAATAGGAATTGTTCCAGAATAGAACCTTCGTACGATATAACAAGAGCTGGACAAACAGCTTTTAGACATCGAATAGACCGCTGCGGAGAACGTGCCGAGCTAGAAATGCGTAGAACCGAAATCGGCAGAACCTATTGGTACGGCTGGTCGATGTTTGTACCCTTAGACTGGAGCGATACCGATCCAGGTTTTGATATTGTCAATCAATTTGCGGCTTGGCCTAGCAGACCAGGTAGAAGATATCCGTGTGGTGGTGTTGGCTCTAAAATCTCGCGCCGAGGTAGTAACTTTATCTTAGATTTCCAACGTAGAGGTGATAATGTAGACGCTGTGTGTACTAACTACACTCTAGCAAGGGTTTCTGAAATAAGAGGGCAATGGACTGACTTTATAGTGCATGTTAAATGGACGGGTAACAACGATGGATTCTTTAGACTTTGGATGAAAACGGGTAGCGGTGACTACATTCAAAAAGTCAACTATCAAGGAGCTACGTTTTGGAATGACGAAGGTACGGGACCGTATTTTAAGATGGGATTATACAAAGGCAATTCTAACTTTTCAGGTCCTGCCCCTCGAATCATTTATACTGATGAATATCGCTTAGGCGATGCAAATTCTAGCTTTGGACAAGTTGCACCTTGA
- a CDS encoding class I SAM-dependent methyltransferase, which translates to MKSIIRYLAKTLLPHSYQTYIKTLKSIVSSSLVVEQGYRWGQNFRIVNDSSTTDSYLKAAADNISANALEAYFDSHTEGLGILKWKHYFKLYHRHLSKFIGREVHILEVGVASGGSLEMWRNYFGSNCQIYGVDIEEACKAYENDSIKIFIGDQTDRNFWKRFKSEVPTLDIVIDDGGHEPEQQIATLEELLPHLRPGGVYICEDIHGALNQFHTYISGLTHNLNALQEFGYKPIKSGSGLASFSTYFQDAIQSFHLYPFVVVIERSETPVSEFVAPLQGSKWLVLTK; encoded by the coding sequence ATGAAAAGCATAATTCGCTACTTAGCAAAAACGTTATTACCGCATTCGTACCAAACCTATATAAAAACACTAAAATCTATAGTTTCTAGTTCATTAGTAGTAGAACAAGGTTATCGATGGGGTCAAAATTTTAGAATCGTTAATGATTCCAGCACTACAGATAGCTATTTAAAAGCTGCCGCAGACAATATCTCGGCAAATGCTTTAGAAGCTTACTTTGATTCCCATACTGAAGGATTAGGAATACTTAAGTGGAAGCACTATTTTAAGCTTTACCATCGTCATCTTTCTAAATTTATTGGACGAGAAGTTCATATTCTAGAAGTTGGCGTTGCCAGCGGTGGGAGTTTAGAAATGTGGAGAAATTATTTTGGTTCTAATTGTCAAATTTATGGCGTAGATATTGAAGAAGCATGTAAAGCATACGAAAATGATTCGATTAAAATTTTTATTGGCGATCAGACAGATCGCAATTTCTGGAAACGATTTAAAAGCGAGGTTCCTACTCTCGATATCGTAATTGATGATGGCGGACACGAACCAGAGCAGCAGATTGCAACTTTAGAAGAATTATTGCCGCATTTACGACCAGGAGGAGTTTATATATGTGAAGACATTCATGGTGCTTTAAATCAGTTCCATACCTATATATCTGGGTTGACGCATAATTTAAATGCATTACAAGAATTTGGCTATAAGCCTATTAAAAGCGGTAGCGGTCTTGCTAGTTTCTCAACCTATTTTCAAGATGCCATTCAGTCTTTTCACTTATATCCGTTCGTGGTAGTAATTGAAAGATCGGAAACTCCTGTATCGGAATTTGTTGCTCCATTACAAGGATCTAAGTGGTTAGTACTGACAAAGTAA
- a CDS encoding DUF3102 domain-containing protein has translation MENLYHIDNGNQSKQQSFDYAALDVEAQIAVQKHTCDIKRMMRRTTQDIIEIGEKLIEVKQYLGFGHFSNWLIAEFGWKERTARNFMRVAEVFKSAKFADLFIASSALYHLAAPSTPESARQEALELANKGEYITYSKARSIISQHQELKKLKNSTCNVTSDANKHEVDSVQAKLITSVEEVFHESLPDSQTVDVLAVVIDRDGLGSQKVSAENPSSTNPISIRISDDCRALIKSVESLREEEATALVRAIAKHWSVEKILEKIKK, from the coding sequence ATGGAAAATCTCTATCATATTGATAATGGGAACCAATCTAAACAGCAAAGCTTTGATTATGCAGCTCTTGACGTGGAAGCACAAATTGCTGTCCAAAAGCATACTTGTGACATCAAAAGAATGATGCGTAGAACGACACAAGATATTATTGAAATAGGTGAAAAGCTAATCGAAGTCAAGCAATATCTTGGGTTTGGGCATTTTAGCAATTGGCTAATAGCTGAATTTGGTTGGAAGGAACGAACAGCAAGAAACTTTATGAGAGTGGCAGAAGTTTTTAAATCGGCAAAATTTGCCGATTTATTTATTGCTAGCTCAGCCCTATATCATTTGGCTGCTCCTTCTACCCCTGAAAGCGCTCGCCAGGAAGCACTAGAGCTTGCTAATAAGGGAGAATACATAACTTACTCTAAAGCTAGAAGCATTATTAGTCAACATCAGGAATTAAAAAAACTTAAAAATTCTACTTGTAATGTTACTTCAGATGCAAACAAGCACGAAGTAGATTCTGTTCAAGCAAAGTTAATTACATCAGTTGAAGAAGTATTTCATGAAAGTTTACCAGATTCTCAAACAGTTGATGTATTAGCTGTAGTCATCGATCGAGATGGTTTGGGAAGTCAAAAAGTGTCTGCCGAAAACCCATCATCGACTAATCCCATCTCGATTAGAATTAGCGACGACTGTAGAGCCTTGATTAAGAGTGTAGAGTCTCTTAGAGAAGAAGAAGCAACTGCTTTGGTGAGAGCAATAGCAAAGCACTGGTCAGTAGAGAAGATTTTAGAGAAAATCAAAAAATAG
- a CDS encoding NB-ARC domain-containing protein, which yields MNAINSQSSTFETREFIVADTVVFNKQGTHLTDIQKIVLRGAWQGYTYEEIADREGYSEKYLKRDVGPRLWKILSEALGEKVSKKNFRTALERRLTLANPPHNQQLDMDSCQDWGEAVDVHTFYGRTQELATLQQWIVQDRCPLVALVGMGGIGKTTLSIKLAQQLQSDFKYIIWRSLRHAPPIRELLEEMIYFLSNQQEKDLPETTNGRISLLLKYFRKSPCLLILDGAESILNYDRKDMHYQKEDEEYGRLIKYIGETYHQSCLLLTSREKPKEVAIREGEELPTRSLRLIGLDELEGQYILKGKGIYGSEDDLKKIIQIYGGNPLLLNMVSTTIQNIFDSSASDFLKQEIIVFNDVKEFFDNQFNRLQPIEKELMYCLAIEREPVSFQKLKNDFGLKVQSLELAEALESLRRRSLVEKNQGFFTLQIVLMEYTTARLLKEICQEVCTQQISLLKSSKLLKLIVRNYVESTQSNIFFKMVLDQLLLELGSKKNVESQLNKVLSTLQHESFKLEDTTEDIISLIHRMQASLSSHK from the coding sequence ATGAATGCAATCAACTCTCAGTCCTCAACTTTTGAAACCAGAGAATTTATCGTTGCAGATACAGTTGTGTTTAACAAACAAGGTACGCATTTAACAGATATTCAAAAAATAGTACTTAGAGGTGCTTGGCAAGGATACACATATGAAGAGATTGCCGACCGAGAAGGATATAGCGAAAAGTACTTAAAACGAGATGTTGGACCTAGATTATGGAAGATACTTTCAGAGGCTTTAGGCGAAAAAGTAAGCAAAAAGAATTTTAGAACAGCTCTTGAAAGAAGATTAACGCTAGCGAACCCCCCTCACAACCAACAGCTTGATATGGATAGTTGTCAAGACTGGGGTGAGGCAGTTGACGTACATACTTTCTACGGACGTACCCAAGAATTAGCTACATTACAACAGTGGATTGTTCAAGATCGTTGTCCTTTAGTAGCACTAGTAGGTATGGGTGGTATTGGCAAAACCACTCTTTCTATAAAGCTAGCTCAGCAGCTTCAGAGTGATTTCAAATACATTATTTGGCGCTCGTTACGTCATGCTCCACCAATACGAGAACTCCTAGAAGAGATGATTTATTTTCTCTCTAATCAGCAAGAAAAAGATTTACCAGAAACTACAAATGGAAGAATATCACTGCTCTTAAAATATTTCCGTAAGTCTCCTTGTTTATTGATTCTTGATGGTGCTGAATCAATCTTGAATTACGATCGAAAAGACATGCACTATCAAAAAGAGGACGAGGAGTATGGACGACTGATAAAATATATAGGAGAAACATATCATCAAAGTTGTCTATTGTTAACAAGTCGAGAGAAACCCAAGGAAGTTGCTATAAGAGAGGGAGAGGAATTACCTACGCGATCGCTACGATTGATAGGACTGGATGAGTTAGAAGGGCAGTATATCCTCAAAGGTAAAGGGATTTATGGATCGGAAGATGATTTGAAAAAAATAATTCAAATTTATGGAGGCAATCCTTTATTACTGAATATGGTTTCTACAACTATACAAAACATATTTGATAGTAGCGCCTCTGATTTTCTAAAACAGGAAATAATAGTGTTTAATGATGTTAAGGAATTTTTCGATAATCAGTTCAATCGCCTACAACCAATTGAAAAAGAACTCATGTATTGCTTAGCAATTGAGCGCGAACCAGTTTCATTTCAGAAATTGAAGAATGATTTTGGCTTAAAAGTTCAGTCGCTAGAACTAGCAGAAGCTTTAGAATCTCTGAGGCGACGCTCCTTAGTTGAAAAAAATCAGGGGTTCTTTACATTACAAATAGTATTAATGGAATACACAACAGCGCGACTGCTAAAAGAAATTTGTCAAGAAGTATGCACGCAGCAAATCTCGCTCTTGAAAAGTTCCAAATTGCTGAAATTAATAGTAAGAAATTATGTTGAAAGTACTCAATCGAATATTTTCTTTAAAATGGTTTTAGACCAATTACTCTTAGAACTTGGAAGTAAAAAGAATGTGGAATCACAACTAAATAAAGTCTTATCTACATTGCAGCATGAATCTTTTAAATTGGAAGACACTACCGAAGATATCATTAGTTTAATTCATCGAATGCAAGCGAGTCTAAGTAGCCATAAGTAG